From Nerophis lumbriciformis linkage group LG09, RoL_Nlum_v2.1, whole genome shotgun sequence, one genomic window encodes:
- the htatsf1 gene encoding 17S U2 SnRNP complex component HTATSF1 encodes MSGEANKEFEEQLRMQQLYSRGSNDGSDPNTYTDPNDGTVYDWDHEKKAWFPKITEDFMAAYQANYGFTNQGEPDAGGAPAVAAATQSPPPAREKPGKGGGDPIPDQHGSPANEAKQKAEKRKADPGWFDIDDTKNTNVYVSGLPPDTSTEEFVELMSKCGIVARDPVTEEYKVKLYKDKEGNLKGDGLCCYLKRESVELAVRLIDDSEVRGYRLHVEAARFELKGQYDASKKKKKNKEYRKKMQQQQKQLDWRPEKQGDARKRHEKVVIIRNMFHPSDFEEDPLVLNEYRDDLRSECEKFGEVKKVILFDRHPDGVASVAFKDQEPADACIQSFNGRWFGGRQLTAEAWDGTTDYQVEETNREREERLKGWSSFLEGREAGAERPAEVASAASSSKEPPQEAETPAQAASQQPGKEEEVDSTDSSLAGSDDEGA; translated from the exons ATGAGCGGTGAAGCCAACAAAGAGTTTGAGGAGCAGCTGAGGATGCAACAACTCTACAGCAGGGGGAGCAATGATGGTTCTGACCCCAACACCTACACTGACCCAAACGACGGTACCGTGTATGACTGGGACCACGAAAAGAAGGCCTGGTTCCCTAAA ATCACAGAGGACTTCATGGCCGCCTACCAGGCCAACTATGGCTTCACTAACCAGGGCGAGCCAGACGCCGGTGGCGCTCCGGCCGTCGCCGCGGCAACACAGAGCCCGCCTCCAGCTCGGGAGAAACCAGGAAAAGGAGGAGGAGACCCCATTCCAGACCAGCACGGGAGTCCGGCCAATGAAGCCAAGCAGAAGGCGGAAAAGCGGAAAGCAGACCCAG GTTGGTTCGACATCGACGACACCAAGAACACGAACGTGTACGTGTCAG GCCTGCCCCCCGACACCAGCACCGAGGAGTTTGTGGAGCTCATGTCCAAGTGTGGCATCGTGGCCAGGGACCCCGTCACCGAGGAGTACAAGGTCAAACTCTACAAGGACAAAGAGGGCAACCTGAAGGGCGACGGTCTCTGCTGCTACCTCAAG AGGGAGTCTGTGGAGTTGGCCGTGCGTCTGATCGACGACTCGGAGGTCAGAGGTTACAGGCTCCACGTGGAAGCGGCGCGCTTCGAGCTGAAAGGACAATACGACGccagcaagaagaagaagaagaacaaagagTATCGAAAGAAGATGCAGCAGCAGCAAAA acaGTTGGACTGGAGACCTGAGAAGCAAGGAGACGCCAGAAAGAGACATGAGAAGGTGGTCATCATTAGGAACATGTTTCACCCTAGTGACTTTgag GAAGATCCGCTGGTTCTGAACGAGTACCGTGACGATCTACGGTCGGAATGTGAAAAGTTCGGCGAGGTCAAGAAGGTCATCCTCTTCGAT AGACACCCCGACGGCGTGGCCTCGGTGGCGTTCAAGGACCAGGAGCCGGCGGACGCCTGCATCCAGTCCTTCAACGGACGCTGGTTTGGCGGCCGCCAACTGACGGCGGAGGCTTGGGACGGAACCACGGACTATCAG GTGGAGGAGACGAACCGCGAGCGCGAGGAGCGGCTGAAGGGCTGGTCGTCTTTCCTGGAGGGTCGGGAGGCGGGCGCGGAGCGGCCAGCAGAGGTCGCCAGCGCGGCGTCCAGCAGCAAGGAGCCCCCGCAGGAAGCGGAAACGCCAGCACAGGCGGCCTCACAGCAGCCCGGCAAAGAAGAGGAAGTGGACTCCACCGACAGCAGCCTGGCAGGAAGCGACGACGAGGGCGCTTAG